One Helianthus annuus cultivar XRQ/B chromosome 7, HanXRQr2.0-SUNRISE, whole genome shotgun sequence genomic region harbors:
- the LOC110868534 gene encoding replication protein A 70 kDa DNA-binding subunit isoform X1, with amino-acid sequence MPPRKKPRRQSTVPPDSSPGSSLTSNNNHFYQSSAQQTDGTHKTVIYIHTTMSSKRLSNMKEHDKPEPIEIRVVKTWIPVGKKQEPSSKSQTKSQSQELCYLFVDKHGDAIEAIADQKEQAYFDSIIKVQSCYRVNNYIVVESRKYMPTVQHSASLRIGKRARFVPLSDTNIPTQYFNFANYEEVKSRSGSTKLLTDFIGRVKKHWPSTTRTNKRLRKIDMEDDRENPIEITLWPEKRDLIGNETIPGDILAITSTLVTDFNGSKQLESTNATTIFVNPTFPEIQHHVDRLKASLAGKTIQPAENTVTVQELKNISANKTVNVPQSRFTCHAQIKEIYASRKWYYVQCSLCTKKLYQEKSDSIHFVCEDDENPQPKYMYCVNASIIDATSFTDVVFFNDVMTDMLGTTCEEMIIKQGYTDPKILPDPIVEKIGNHMTFNLTVKDKSIVVNKATDATNGDTTPTDPHTITTPPKALMLPPPTPNRKTTTTKRALQHSPDKGSGEKQAKY; translated from the exons ATGCCGCCTAGAAAAAAACCTCGCCGCCAGTCTACTGTTCCACCAGACTCATCACCAGGCTCATCACTAACGTCAAATAACAATCATTTTTATCAGTCGTCAGCACAG CAAACTGACGGTACACACAAAACAGTCATCTACATTCACACAACGATGTCTTCCAAGCGTCTGTCTAATATGAAAGAACATGACAAACCAGAACCAATTGAAATACGGGTTGTGAAAACATGGATACCAGTGGGCAAAAAACAAGAGCCATCATCTAAAAGCCAAACTAAAAGCCAAAGTCAGGAGCTCTGTTACCTGTTCGTTGACAAACAC GGTGACGCTATTGAGGCAATAGCAGACCAAAAGGAACAAGCATACTTTGACTCAATCATCAAAGTTCAGTCATGCTACAGGGTCAACAATTACATAGTAGTTGAGTCAAGAAAGTATATGCCAACCGTACAACACAGCGCTTCCCTCAGAATTGGAAAAAGAGCAAGATTTGTTCCCTTATCCGACACCAACATACCAACCCAGTACTTTAACTTCGCTAATTACGAGGAAGTCAAAAGTCGATCAGGGTCAACGAAGTTACTCACAg ACTTCATAGGTCGAGTCAAAAAGCACTGGCCGAGTACCACAAGAACAAACAAAAGGCTACGAAAGATTGACATGGAAGATGACAG AGAAAATCCAATTGAGATCACTTTATGGCCAGAAAAACGCGACCTCATCGGGAATGAGACAATACCTGGCGATATTCTGGCAATCACATCAACCTTAGTCACTGACTTCAACG GTTCTAAACAGTTGGAATCAACAAATGCAACAACCATTTTTGTCAATCCAACATTCCCAGAGATACAACATCATGTTGACAG GCTGAAAGCATCACTGGCAGGAAAGACAATACAGCCCGCAGAGAACACAGTGACAGTCCAAGAGCTTAAAAACATATCAGCAAACAAAACTGTCAAC GTACCACAGTCCCGCTTCACCTGTCATGCACAGATAAAAGAGATCTATGCGTCCCGTAAATGGTACTATGTCCAATGCTCTTTGTGTACAAAGAAGTTGTATCAAGAAAAAAGTGATTCAATCCACTTTGTATGTGAGGATGATGAAAACCCACAACCGAAGTACAT GTACTGTGTAAACGCATCGATCATTGATGCAACATCGTTCACTGATGTGGTATTCTTCAACGACGTCATGACTGACATGTTGGGTACTACCTGCGAAGAAATGATTATCAAGCAAGGATACACAGATCCCAAGATACTTCCAGACCCAATCGTTGAGAAAATTGGTAATCACATGACATTTAACCTGACCGTAAAGGACAAATCAATTGTTGTCAACAAGGCAACTGATGCTACCAATGGCGACACTACACCAACTGATCCTCATACGATCACTACACCACCAAAGGCCCTCATGTTACCCCCACCAACACCAAACCGCAAGACCACTACGACTAAAAGGGCACTCCAGCATTCACCAG ACAAAGGTTCTGGTGAAAAACAAGCCAAATACTAG
- the LOC110868534 gene encoding replication protein A 70 kDa DNA-binding subunit isoform X2 — translation MSSKRLSNMKEHDKPEPIEIRVVKTWIPVGKKQEPSSKSQTKSQSQELCYLFVDKHGDAIEAIADQKEQAYFDSIIKVQSCYRVNNYIVVESRKYMPTVQHSASLRIGKRARFVPLSDTNIPTQYFNFANYEEVKSRSGSTKLLTDFIGRVKKHWPSTTRTNKRLRKIDMEDDRENPIEITLWPEKRDLIGNETIPGDILAITSTLVTDFNGSKQLESTNATTIFVNPTFPEIQHHVDRLKASLAGKTIQPAENTVTVQELKNISANKTVNVPQSRFTCHAQIKEIYASRKWYYVQCSLCTKKLYQEKSDSIHFVCEDDENPQPKYMYCVNASIIDATSFTDVVFFNDVMTDMLGTTCEEMIIKQGYTDPKILPDPIVEKIGNHMTFNLTVKDKSIVVNKATDATNGDTTPTDPHTITTPPKALMLPPPTPNRKTTTTKRALQHSPDKGSGEKQAKY, via the exons ATGTCTTCCAAGCGTCTGTCTAATATGAAAGAACATGACAAACCAGAACCAATTGAAATACGGGTTGTGAAAACATGGATACCAGTGGGCAAAAAACAAGAGCCATCATCTAAAAGCCAAACTAAAAGCCAAAGTCAGGAGCTCTGTTACCTGTTCGTTGACAAACAC GGTGACGCTATTGAGGCAATAGCAGACCAAAAGGAACAAGCATACTTTGACTCAATCATCAAAGTTCAGTCATGCTACAGGGTCAACAATTACATAGTAGTTGAGTCAAGAAAGTATATGCCAACCGTACAACACAGCGCTTCCCTCAGAATTGGAAAAAGAGCAAGATTTGTTCCCTTATCCGACACCAACATACCAACCCAGTACTTTAACTTCGCTAATTACGAGGAAGTCAAAAGTCGATCAGGGTCAACGAAGTTACTCACAg ACTTCATAGGTCGAGTCAAAAAGCACTGGCCGAGTACCACAAGAACAAACAAAAGGCTACGAAAGATTGACATGGAAGATGACAG AGAAAATCCAATTGAGATCACTTTATGGCCAGAAAAACGCGACCTCATCGGGAATGAGACAATACCTGGCGATATTCTGGCAATCACATCAACCTTAGTCACTGACTTCAACG GTTCTAAACAGTTGGAATCAACAAATGCAACAACCATTTTTGTCAATCCAACATTCCCAGAGATACAACATCATGTTGACAG GCTGAAAGCATCACTGGCAGGAAAGACAATACAGCCCGCAGAGAACACAGTGACAGTCCAAGAGCTTAAAAACATATCAGCAAACAAAACTGTCAAC GTACCACAGTCCCGCTTCACCTGTCATGCACAGATAAAAGAGATCTATGCGTCCCGTAAATGGTACTATGTCCAATGCTCTTTGTGTACAAAGAAGTTGTATCAAGAAAAAAGTGATTCAATCCACTTTGTATGTGAGGATGATGAAAACCCACAACCGAAGTACAT GTACTGTGTAAACGCATCGATCATTGATGCAACATCGTTCACTGATGTGGTATTCTTCAACGACGTCATGACTGACATGTTGGGTACTACCTGCGAAGAAATGATTATCAAGCAAGGATACACAGATCCCAAGATACTTCCAGACCCAATCGTTGAGAAAATTGGTAATCACATGACATTTAACCTGACCGTAAAGGACAAATCAATTGTTGTCAACAAGGCAACTGATGCTACCAATGGCGACACTACACCAACTGATCCTCATACGATCACTACACCACCAAAGGCCCTCATGTTACCCCCACCAACACCAAACCGCAAGACCACTACGACTAAAAGGGCACTCCAGCATTCACCAG ACAAAGGTTCTGGTGAAAAACAAGCCAAATACTAG